The genomic interval TCTATGACCGGGCAAGGTGGTGCGGATACATTGTCTGTTGTATTTATCGCAGCAATTCTCGGAATTAGTATTTTAAAAATCAGACAATATAAGCCAGAGACCGCAGAGTTTTTGACAAAGGGTATGCAGGCGCTGCAGGATATTGTAATGCAAGTTGTTGATTTCGTACTTTTGCTCACGCCGTATGGTGTGCTTGCATTGATTACAAAATTTGTTTCAACAAGTAATATGGAGGAAATATTGAAATTAGTTCAATTTGTATTTGCTTCTTATGTGGCACTTATCCTTATGTTTGGTGTACATTTACTTTTACTAATCGCTGCAGGTTTTAGTCCGGTACAATATATAAAGAAGTCATTTCCTGTGTTGGCCTTTGCTTTTACTTCGCGAACAAGTGCAGGCACATTACCGCTTACCGTAGATGCGCTGATCAAGAAATTAAATGTTTCACAGGGAATTGCCAATTTGGCTGCTTCTTTTGGTGTAAGTATTGGGCAAAATGGCTGTGCGGGAATCTATCCGGCGATGTTGGCGGTTATGATTGCACCAACGGTTGGAATTGATCCGTTGACCCCAATGTTTTTAATTAAACTGGTGATTGTCGTTGCACTAAGTTCTTTTGGAATTGCCGGTGTGGGCGGGGGAGCAACATTTGCGGCACTGGTTGTGCTTTCGACGATGGGATTACCAGTGGCTCTTGTAGGACTACTAATTGCAATTGAGCCACTAATTGATATGGGAAGAACTGCATTAAATGTCAGTGGGGCAATGACAACAGCATTGCTTGCCGAAAAATTATCCGGAGAGAAAAAATAAATACAAAAATAGACTGCTGTAAAACATTTACCGCAGTCTATTTTTATGCTCGTAAATTAAATCTTGGCAACAAGTTGTATGACAAAAGATAATTTTCATTTACTTGATCAGGTTTATATCATGGATTATAGTTATAGATATAAAAAGTATTTAAAATTTGTCAACAAGGGCAAAATAAAAGGGGGTATATCAAATGCAGAATGCTTCAATTGCGCAAACGGAAAGAGTTGGAGCTCGTATTGTAATTCAAAAGTTTGGTAGATTTTTGAGTGGAATGGTTATGCCGAATATTGCTGCTTTTATTGCTTGGGGATTTATTACGGCCTTATTTATTCCTACTGGGTGGCTGCCGAATGAAGATTTGGCTAAGTTGGTTGGCCCAATGATCCAGTTTCTTTTACCGCTGCTGATCGCGTATACTGGTGGTAAAATGATTTATGATGTCAGAGGCGGTGTCGTTGCAGCTGTAGCGACAATGGGAATTATCGTTGGTGCATCCCAGCCGATGTTTTTAGGTGCTATGGTAATGGGGCCGTTTGCCGGCTGGGCCATGAAAAAGGTTGATAAATTATTTGAAGGAAATATTCCTTCTGGTTTTGAAATGTTAGTGAACAATTTTTCAGCCGGAATTTTGGGTGCTATTTTAGCTGTTTTAGCGTTTCTTGGTATCAGCCCAATTATGTTGGGAATTACCAAAGCTTTAGTAGCTGCTGTAGATGTGGTTGTTGCGGCAGGGTTATTGCCATTGGCGAATTTATTTGTAGAACCTGCAAAAATTCTATTCTTAAATAATGCCATCAATCACGGGATTTTTAGTCCAATTGGAATGGATCAGGCAGCAAGTGCAGGCAGTTCGATCATTTTCTTGCTTGAACCGAATCCGGGACCTGGTTTAGGTGTATTATTAGCGTATTATTTCGTCGGAAAAGGCAATGCACGTCAATCTGCACCGGGTGCGATGATTATTCACTTCCTTGGTGGTATTCATGAAATTTATTTCCCTTATGTTTTAATGAATCCTAGACTTCTTTTAGCTGTTATGGGCGGCGGAGTTGCAGGGACTTTGACATTCCAATTATTAGGCGCTGGTTTAGTCGCGGTTCCTGCACCAGGGAGTATCTTTGCACTGATTGCAATGGCACCTAAAGGCGGTTTATTTGCCGTACTAGCCGGTGTTGCAGTGGCGTCAATTGTATCTTTCTTGATTGCATCTGCTCTGCTTAAAATGAGCGGGCAGAATGAAGATGAAGATTTAGAACAAGCAAGTGCAAAAATGCAAGCGTTAAAAGGTACGAAAGTACAAGAGAGTGCAGCTACTGCTGCAGTAAATGTGAACAAGGTCGTTTTTGCTTGTGATGCGGGCATGGGGTCTAGTGCGATGGGGGCTTCGATTTTGCGTAAAAAATTTAAAGAAGCCGGTTTAGAAAGCATTACAGTAATTAATACGGCAATTAATGAGATACCGGCAGACGCAGATATTGTGGTTACGCAGAAAACTTTAACAGATCGGGCAAGAGAAAGAGTTCCGCAAGCTGAACATATCTCAATTGAAAATTTCTTAAATAGTCCGGAATATGAAGCACTCGTTCAGCGGTTATCTTAAATAAAAATCACGCTAGTTAAATTAACTAGCGTGAACTCTTTGCTTATGAGGAGTTATAACGATGAGTGTCAGTTCGAGACAACGCATGATTTTGAATATTTTATTAACGGAACCCGGGGAGATTACGATTAAGCAGATTGCAGATCGCATCGCTGTAAGCACGCGTACTGTGCATCGGGAGCTCAATGATATTGATTTTGTGTTAAACCCGTTTCAGTTGCAGTTGGTTAAAAAATCTGGAATCGGTGTTGTAATCGAGGGAAGTGCTGTACAAAAAGAGAATTTACGATTGTCGCTGTTTAATCAAACGACAGTAGAATATTTACCAGAAGAAAGAAAATTATTAATCCTTTGCCAGTTACTAGAGGCGACCGAGCCGGTCAAACTGATTTCTCTAGCTTATGATTTAAAGGTTACAACAGCAACAATCAGTTATGATTTAGATGAAATTGCGCGTTGGATGGATCATTATAAATTACGTTTAATTCGGAGACGTGGGTATGGGGTAGAATTAACGGGCGACGAATCGGCGAAACGCAAGGCGATGAGTGATCTTATCGCTGAAAATTTAGATGAGTTTGAGCTTTTAGGGTTTATAAAAGACAATATCCAGAGTAAATCAACGAAGAATATCAATACGGTCTCTGAACGGTTATTGACTTTAATAGAAAAAGAAAAATTAATTATGATTGAAAACGCCCTGCGTAACTTGGAGAATGAGCTGCCTTATCCATTGGCGGATAGTTCTTTTATCGGGTTAGTCATTCATTTGGCACTAGCGATTGAACGCATTGAAAAAGGTGAACAAATTGTTTTTGCCGAGGAACATTTGCAGGAGCTTAAAGGTACACCGGAATTTGAAGCGGCCAGCGTGATGATTGAAAGATTGCGGAATCTATTTCAAATGGATATTCCAGATTCTGAAATCGGATATATCACGATGCATTTAAGAGGCGCTAAGTTGCGAAACTCTTATGATGATGGTTTTGAATTTAAAAACGCTGCATTGATTGCTAAAGTTCACCAATTGATAGCATATTGTGAAGAAGCGTTCAATGTCTCATTTCATGAGGATACTGTTTTGGTGCAGGGACTGCTGACGCATATTGAGCCAGCGTTATTTCGCATTAAAAAAAATATGAATATCAGAAATCCGCTTTTAGAAGAGATTAAAGAGCGGTATCATACGTTGTTTTTGGTACTCGAATCAGCGGTGGAAGAGGTTTTCACTGAACTTGAGGTTCCAGAAGCGGAAATTGGCTATTTGGTCATGCATATAGGTGCAGCTTTAGAGAGAATGGGGCAGGTGAATCGGCTCCAATATCGTGCATTGGTTGTTTGTTCAAGCGGAATTGGATCTTCGCGAATTTTGGCTAGCCGCATTGAAAAGGAATTGCCCTATATCGGAATTGCAAAAAATATTTCATTATTTGATATTCAGAAGATACCAGAGGAAACGTATGATTTAATTATATCCACAGTACCGCTATCTTTAGGAAAAAAAGAGTATGTTTTGGTTACACCGCTTTTGACAAAAGAAGATATTCACAATATCAATCTGTTTATTAGTCAAATTAAGCAACCTAAAAACTTAAAGACGATACATCATCTAAACAGTGATTGCCTGCTAGGCAATTTAAAAGGCTGGCAGCAATATATATCTGTTACCTGTTCGATGATTGAGAAATTTCGCTTTGACACCATAGCGAACCAAAATATGCAGATGGAAGATTTGATTTATTGGATTTGTAAGCAGATGGAAGACGAACATATCCTCAGTGATAAAAATGAAGTAATTGAAAAACTCATGGAACGGAAGAAGTTAGGTGGGTTGGGAATCCCCAATGCACAGATCGCATTACTGCATGGCAAAATCGCAATGATAAGCGAACCCGTAGTTCGATTATATTATTTAGAGAATTCGTTGTGTATTGAATCTATGGATGATCAATATGTCAGTGTGGATAAGATTCTTCTCTTATTGGCACCGACACATATTAAAAAAGAGGGATTAGAAGTTTTAAGTGAGATGAGTTCACTGTTAATCGAGAGTGAATTTATCGACGTTTTAAACGGTAAAAATCATCAGCAGATCACTTCATATTGCCTTACGCATTTATATAAACATATCGTAACAAAAATAAAAAAGGGAGATCATTATGAGTAATTTTGTGTTATCAAAAGAGCAAATCAAGTTAAATGCCAGTGTAAAAAATAAAAGCGAAGCAATTGCTTTGGCAGGCGATCTGCTTGTACAAGGGCAGTATGTAACGAAAGAATATATTGATAAAATGCAGGATCGTGAGGCGTTGTCGACAACGTATATTGGCAATGGAGTTGCGATACCGCATGGAACAAATGAATCTAAAGCGTTTATTAAGTCTTCCGGCATTTCTATTGTGCAAATACCAGAAGGTGTAGATTTTGGCGGCGGCAATATGGCGTATTTATTAATTGGTATCGCCGGTGTTGGTGATGAACATTTGGAAATGCTGTCAAGCATTGCAATTGTATGTTCGGAAGAAGAAAATGTAAAAAAACTTGTGCAGGCAACACGAGACGAAGAGGTTATAGCAATCCTCAAAGGGGGGCTATAATATGTTAGCAGTTCATTATGGTGCCGGTAATATTGGCAGAGGATTTATTGGACAATTGTTGTATCAAGCAGGCTATGAAGTTTGTTTTGTCGATGTGAATCAAGAATTGGTTGAAGAAATCAATGCAAAAAAAGAGTATACGGTTATGCTTGCTTCGGAAGAAAAAACTGCTTCTGTTGTAAAAAACGTAAAAGCAATTGATGGGAAAAATGAAGAAGCAGTGGTAAAAGCAATTGCTGAGGCTGATCTTGTTACAACAGCGATTGGCCCTAATATTCTTAAATTTATTGCACCGATTATTGCAAAGGGAATTTCGTTAAGAGTGAAGCAGAATCGTAAACCATTGAATGTAATTGCCTGTGAAAATATGATTGGCGGCAGTTCTGCACTGAAATCTTTTGTATATGAACATCTAAGTGATACGGATAAACAAGCAGCGCAAGAAAATATAGGGTTTCCTGATGCTGCAGTAGATCGTATTGTTCCTTTGCAGAAAAACGAGGATAAACTATTTGTATCGGTAGAACCATTTTATGAATGGGTCGTAAATCGCTCGCAAATGGTCGGCGTAGTTCCTGTGATTGAAGGTGTTACGTACGTCGATGATTTAAAACCTTTTATTGAGCGGAAATTATTTACAGTGAATACTGGGCATGCAACGGTTGCTTATCTAGGTTATTTACACGGGCTCAAGAGCATTGATCAAGCAATCAAAAATACCGATGTTTTAAAGATAACCGAAACTGTTTTACAAGAAACCGGTAGTCTCTTAGTAAAAAAATATCAGTTTGCAGAAGAGAAGCATGCAGCTTATATTAAAAAGATTATAAGTCGTTTCAAAAACCCTTATATTTCTGATGAGGTTACGCGTGTGGGGCGGTCCCCAATTCGGAAATTATCTGCAAAGGATCGTTTGGTTAGCCCGGCTACGCAAGCGATGCAATTTGGAATTGATTTAATCGGTCTGCCAGTCGTTATTGCAGCAGCATTATTATTTGATTATAAAGAGGATCAAGATGCTGTAGAAATCCAAGCTTCTATTTGTAAAGTCGGTCTTGAAAAGACGATTGAAGCATATACAGGCATTGCAAAAGATACGCAGCTTTTTAAATCAATCGTGGAAAACTATCAAATGTTGCGCAGATTGTCAGAAAAATAAAATAGATAGATTCTCTTCCTCTCACCGCTAGTGAATGGTCCTGTTTTTACAAAATAACCAGAAAGAGCCTCCTGCATGATACAGGAAGGCTCTTTCTGCTTGTTCTTATAAATCTTTTTCTTAAAGTGGAAAGGAATTAGGGTCCTTACTTATTATAATAGTACGAATTTCCAAAAAATACAATGGTGTATTTTGTCTAAATTTGTCAAACAGGAAAATTATTTTTCGACATTCGTCGGTTTGTCGGAAACAACGTCGAAGAAAAATAGGAAATAGGTAGTAAATTTCAAATAATTTTTAAGGTTTCTTCAAAAAGGATTTAAATTTTTGTACAGAAGTGTTTACAACCAGTTCTTCAGGAAAATGAATTTTTTCCAAGAGTTTTTTTGCATATTTGTGATCTCCTACAGCCGTTTCTGCATGTGCATCGCTGTTCATGACGATTGATGTTCCATATTGTTTGCAAAAATTGAGCATGGTTGTGTCATTTTCCCAGGCGTTAACGCGATGGCTGTCAGGGCGTAAAGAGCTATTGTTAATTTCGAGCAGCACATGATGTTCCTTGGCTGCTCGAGCAATTGCTTCATAGTCGAGCGGATAGAAACCGTCATCAGGGTGTCCGATGATATTGACGTAAGGATTTTTGATGGCACCGATGATTGCAGCTGTATTTTCTTCTCTTGTGCCGGAATCTATACATAAGTCATGCATGCTGGCAACTGCATAATCCAGTTTTTTTAATTTGTCTTCTGCCAAGTCGATATTGCCGCAGTAGTCGAGGATATTCAGTTCAGCGCCTAAAATCAATTCAACACCATAAGCCGTCCGATCAACGGCACGAAGGTTGGCAAAGTAGAATTCATGACAGGTTCCTGGCATGGAAGGGGCATGTTCTGTAATACCCAGCAGTTCGAGTTTCTTATCAGCAGCGGATAATGCCATCTCTTTTAATGTATTGTAGGCATGCCCGCTGACGATCGTATGCGTGTGTGTATCTAAAACATCTTTCATAGAAGGCCTTCTTTCTGTAATTCATCTTTGTATATAAATAATACTAGGAGCTTTTTTTTATTTTGTCAATTTTATGTTGTTATGAATTGTTTAAAGTTTTGTAAGGTTCTTGTAATATTGTTTTATTACATAAGGAATACTTTTTTTGTAGGATTTGCTATAATGAGATTAATAGCTGTCGATTGCAATTGTGTTAAATTTTATATCTATATTAATGATACGAATTTAAAAAGTTTCTTGTTTTGTGAAGTTGTTTTATTGTGCCTGCGACATGCAGCATTGTATGGTGATTTTTGTTGAAAAAAATTTTTTTTATATGGAGTTTATACTTTCAGTCGTAAAAATAGAGCGGACAGTAGGATAAGGAGACGATCGTAGATGGAAGAATCCCAATATACCAGTATTGATATTGGCCGAGCAGCGCTAAAAATTGCTGTGACAGCGAGTCGTACAGAAGAAAATGAGATAAAACAAATGTTAGCCAAGCAAGGCATCGCAGTTGCAGCTGTCGATTTTGGCGGCGAATTTATTCATTCTATCGTCAAGATTGTTGAGCGTGCAGTAGTAGCCGCACAGAGGCAGGGCTTGGTACCGGATACACATGTTGGTTCGGGAGCAGTTGCTGGTGCTGCAGGTGCGGCTTTAGAGCAAATCAAACATAAGGCGATTGGTTTCAACGTCGGAGGGAAAATTGGTATTGCCCGATATGATGAGCATCTATGTGTAGCCATTTATATGGGGGTCGGTGTACTTAATTTAAACGAGATGTGTGTTGGTCTCGCGCATCGGTCAATTTATAAATAGAGATTTGTGATCGTGCAAAATTTGGCAGAGAATTTTGCCGGTGTACAAAATACTTTCGTTGACGATTATGCGTTTCATCATCTATAATACTTATTGTAAATGAGGTATCGGAATGTTTCCTAAATATAGCCGATTTTTGTTTAGAAAGGAGTTTAAAGAATGAAAATAAGAATAGCTGTGGCTGGTAGCAATCAATTAAATGCAGAGGAAGTCTTAGGCGCAGCAAAATTAATTATTGGCGATTCGGCAATATTTACAACAGTCATTACCAATGAAATAAAATGTGATGATTTTGCGGATTTATTTATTTGTGCTGCAACGCAGGCGGAAACTTTGAAAAAGGTTGTTCCACAAAATAAAATCATCGTGCTTGATCTTATGCCGACATCCCAATTTTTTGTACAAGTTGCACGAATTCCTGCGGGGGAAGATGTCTATATTTTTAATTCCAACTTACGATATCCTGCTCGTCTGGCAAAAGCTTGCAAGAAGCTGGGGATTGAAGTGAATTTCATTAGCGTTGCTTATGAGGCAATGCCGCAGGATGAAGTAATTGCCGCATTAAAGAAGGCGAAATATATCATTGGAATCAAGAGACTGGTGGGTGAAACGATTTTATTGTCAGAAAAATATGCATCGTATCTCCGTGAAGATGTTGTTATTATAGGTACGACTCGTGTTGCATCTATGCAATCAGCATGTATGCTGATTCAATGGGTAGCGACTTATTTTCACCAGTTTATTTCAAAGCAGGTAACGACTTTGACCAATAAGATGAAGTCATCTGTTGTCCATGCAAAAGAGAGTGATTATGGACGTAAATTAGCAAGTGTTGCCGACGATTTGGAAAAACTTATGGCAGAGAGTAATACTTCCATGCTTACGATGCACGATGTTGTTATGAAATCTTTTGCAAATCAAATATCGCCCGATATTATGATGTTCGATCATACCCATGATCAAGCTGAAGAAAGAAAGAAAAGCGAAGAGAATTCTTCCAGTAATGAAATTGTAAAGACTTTAGAAAATATCAATTGTTTGAGTGATAAGATAACAAATCTTTCACATCAAATTTAAAAGGTCGCAAGTAATAGCAAAACTACTACTTGCGACCTTCTTTATTCTGGATTGTAAGAGGTTTTAATAAAATCATAAAGTGTTTGGGCGGCATGCGAGAGATGCTTGCTTTTTTTATGTGCGAGATGAATTGGCACGTGAAGCGGTGGAGAGAGAGGAACTCCGACAAAGTTATTGTCGTTTTCAATTGCTTCCGTTGGTAAGATTGCAATACCGGCTCCACAAACAATCAAACGCTTGATGGTTTGAATTGCATTGGATTCGAAACTGACATGCGGTGTAATATCAAGTGTTTTGAAAGCTTGCAGAATCAGTTTCTGAATTGGACAATCCTCTTTAAATAAAATAAAGCATTCTTTTTCTAAAGCGGAAAAAGATAAATTCTCTTTACCCTTTAACATATGATAAGAAGGCAGACAAGCGACCAGCTCTTGTATACCTAGGTCAACCGTTTCGAGCATTTCTGTATTTTCGTTTGCTATGATTAAACCGAGATCAAGTTTATCCTCCTCAAGCTGTTTTTGAATGCTAGTGGAACCAGCCTCAACAAAAATCAAGTTAAGTGCCGGATACAGATTACGAAATTTGGCAAGCAAAAAAGACACCACCGATATACCGGTCACAGGTGATATGCCAATTGAAATTGTTCCACTATTGAGATTTTTCAATTCAGTTACTTTTGTGATTGCTTGCGATACATCATGCATGATAATCTCGATATGATTAAAAAATACTCGCCCTTCTGCGGTTAAAATAGCGTTTTTCTTATTGCGGACAAAAAGTTGAACGCCAAGCTCTTCTTCTAACTTTTTGATGGCGGTCGTCACACCCGGTTGTGAAATATAAAGTTGTTCGGCAGCAAGTGTGAAACTCTTCAATTTGCTGACCATAAGAAAGCATTCTAGCTGTTTTAATTCCATAAGCATATTACTCCATTAATAAAAAATGAATTTTAGTGTCAAAATATAATTAAAATCCATATATATTGATTATTATAGCATAAGATAAATCAAGTTAAAAAATTTTTTTACTGATAAACTTCATTCTATTTGATTTTATAATGCTAGTATAAAAATATTGTATGTAAATTGTTTTTATAAATGATAAAATAATAGAGAAATATCTTATAAGAACAGGATTTAGGGCAGAAAATCTTGGATTTTGTAAGATATGGAATTTTAAATATTTATTAAGAATTATTTTTAAGGGGAGGTCATTTTTTATGATGACATGGTTGGGACTAGCTATTGTTATAGTCACCATTTATTTTTTATTCAAGCGTTACGATGCACGGTTGATCTTATTAGCTTCCGGTATTATTATGGCTTGTATTGCGGGAAATCCGATGGAATCATTAAATTCTTTTGCAAAAAATATGACAAACGGCGGCTTGATTCAAGCGGTATGTTCGGTAATGGGTTTTGCTATGGTCATGCGGTATACAGAATGTGATAAGCATCTGATTAACTCCATGGCAAAAGGGCTATCAAGATTTCGTCCATTTTTAATTCCTGGGGTAGTTATTGGTACGTATGCGGTAAACGTTGCACTTCCGAGTGCGGCAGGAAC from Massilibacillus massiliensis carries:
- a CDS encoding L-cystine transporter, which produces MVLINIIFIGLVFYAIYYMQKKQVDFGKRVIFGLFAGVVLGIGLQWIFGGTSPVVKEINRWIDIVGTGYVRLLKMIVVPLVLVSITSSIIHIKDLKTFRKTGVLVIAILLFTTAIAASIGAASALGFQLSANGMEAGDAQLGAAKKIETKLDSFQAKPIQQQLIEIIPTNIFQSMTGQGGADTLSVVFIAAILGISILKIRQYKPETAEFLTKGMQALQDIVMQVVDFVLLLTPYGVLALITKFVSTSNMEEILKLVQFVFASYVALILMFGVHLLLLIAAGFSPVQYIKKSFPVLAFAFTSRTSAGTLPLTVDALIKKLNVSQGIANLAASFGVSIGQNGCAGIYPAMLAVMIAPTVGIDPLTPMFLIKLVIVVALSSFGIAGVGGGATFAALVVLSTMGLPVALVGLLIAIEPLIDMGRTALNVSGAMTTALLAEKLSGEKK
- a CDS encoding PTS mannitol transporter subunit IICB translates to MQNASIAQTERVGARIVIQKFGRFLSGMVMPNIAAFIAWGFITALFIPTGWLPNEDLAKLVGPMIQFLLPLLIAYTGGKMIYDVRGGVVAAVATMGIIVGASQPMFLGAMVMGPFAGWAMKKVDKLFEGNIPSGFEMLVNNFSAGILGAILAVLAFLGISPIMLGITKALVAAVDVVVAAGLLPLANLFVEPAKILFLNNAINHGIFSPIGMDQAASAGSSIIFLLEPNPGPGLGVLLAYYFVGKGNARQSAPGAMIIHFLGGIHEIYFPYVLMNPRLLLAVMGGGVAGTLTFQLLGAGLVAVPAPGSIFALIAMAPKGGLFAVLAGVAVASIVSFLIASALLKMSGQNEDEDLEQASAKMQALKGTKVQESAATAAVNVNKVVFACDAGMGSSAMGASILRKKFKEAGLESITVINTAINEIPADADIVVTQKTLTDRARERVPQAEHISIENFLNSPEYEALVQRLS
- a CDS encoding BglG family transcription antiterminator, coding for MSVSSRQRMILNILLTEPGEITIKQIADRIAVSTRTVHRELNDIDFVLNPFQLQLVKKSGIGVVIEGSAVQKENLRLSLFNQTTVEYLPEERKLLILCQLLEATEPVKLISLAYDLKVTTATISYDLDEIARWMDHYKLRLIRRRGYGVELTGDESAKRKAMSDLIAENLDEFELLGFIKDNIQSKSTKNINTVSERLLTLIEKEKLIMIENALRNLENELPYPLADSSFIGLVIHLALAIERIEKGEQIVFAEEHLQELKGTPEFEAASVMIERLRNLFQMDIPDSEIGYITMHLRGAKLRNSYDDGFEFKNAALIAKVHQLIAYCEEAFNVSFHEDTVLVQGLLTHIEPALFRIKKNMNIRNPLLEEIKERYHTLFLVLESAVEEVFTELEVPEAEIGYLVMHIGAALERMGQVNRLQYRALVVCSSGIGSSRILASRIEKELPYIGIAKNISLFDIQKIPEETYDLIISTVPLSLGKKEYVLVTPLLTKEDIHNINLFISQIKQPKNLKTIHHLNSDCLLGNLKGWQQYISVTCSMIEKFRFDTIANQNMQMEDLIYWICKQMEDEHILSDKNEVIEKLMERKKLGGLGIPNAQIALLHGKIAMISEPVVRLYYLENSLCIESMDDQYVSVDKILLLLAPTHIKKEGLEVLSEMSSLLIESEFIDVLNGKNHQQITSYCLTHLYKHIVTKIKKGDHYE
- a CDS encoding PTS sugar transporter subunit IIA, producing MSNFVLSKEQIKLNASVKNKSEAIALAGDLLVQGQYVTKEYIDKMQDREALSTTYIGNGVAIPHGTNESKAFIKSSGISIVQIPEGVDFGGGNMAYLLIGIAGVGDEHLEMLSSIAIVCSEEENVKKLVQATRDEEVIAILKGGL
- a CDS encoding mannitol-1-phosphate 5-dehydrogenase — encoded protein: MLAVHYGAGNIGRGFIGQLLYQAGYEVCFVDVNQELVEEINAKKEYTVMLASEEKTASVVKNVKAIDGKNEEAVVKAIAEADLVTTAIGPNILKFIAPIIAKGISLRVKQNRKPLNVIACENMIGGSSALKSFVYEHLSDTDKQAAQENIGFPDAAVDRIVPLQKNEDKLFVSVEPFYEWVVNRSQMVGVVPVIEGVTYVDDLKPFIERKLFTVNTGHATVAYLGYLHGLKSIDQAIKNTDVLKITETVLQETGSLLVKKYQFAEEKHAAYIKKIISRFKNPYISDEVTRVGRSPIRKLSAKDRLVSPATQAMQFGIDLIGLPVVIAAALLFDYKEDQDAVEIQASICKVGLEKTIEAYTGIAKDTQLFKSIVENYQMLRRLSEK
- a CDS encoding phosphatase, with translation MKDVLDTHTHTIVSGHAYNTLKEMALSAADKKLELLGITEHAPSMPGTCHEFYFANLRAVDRTAYGVELILGAELNILDYCGNIDLAEDKLKKLDYAVASMHDLCIDSGTREENTAAIIGAIKNPYVNIIGHPDDGFYPLDYEAIARAAKEHHVLLEINNSSLRPDSHRVNAWENDTTMLNFCKQYGTSIVMNSDAHAETAVGDHKYAKKLLEKIHFPEELVVNTSVQKFKSFLKKP
- a CDS encoding HutP family protein, with the protein product MEESQYTSIDIGRAALKIAVTASRTEENEIKQMLAKQGIAVAAVDFGGEFIHSIVKIVERAVVAAQRQGLVPDTHVGSGAVAGAAGAALEQIKHKAIGFNVGGKIGIARYDEHLCVAIYMGVGVLNLNEMCVGLAHRSIYK
- a CDS encoding LysR family transcriptional regulator, whose protein sequence is MELKQLECFLMVSKLKSFTLAAEQLYISQPGVTTAIKKLEEELGVQLFVRNKKNAILTAEGRVFFNHIEIIMHDVSQAITKVTELKNLNSGTISIGISPVTGISVVSFLLAKFRNLYPALNLIFVEAGSTSIQKQLEEDKLDLGLIIANENTEMLETVDLGIQELVACLPSYHMLKGKENLSFSALEKECFILFKEDCPIQKLILQAFKTLDITPHVSFESNAIQTIKRLIVCGAGIAILPTEAIENDNNFVGVPLSPPLHVPIHLAHKKSKHLSHAAQTLYDFIKTSYNPE